A single region of the Pyricularia oryzae 70-15 chromosome 4, whole genome shotgun sequence genome encodes:
- a CDS encoding feruloyl esterase, with product MRSLRTVFGFLCRAGILAAASLSSRSSSIEACSEFAASVSDLPVGSSISESAFVPANSITVEGTNNSLAFCRIYGQVAYRANNTVNFQLWLPSKDHYNGDFLVVGNGGLGGSMMEEWMMKHLHFGFAIAAGDSGHSVADNGGEVTARPGLDLPFMHDPDQLLAWIRNGVAIMTPTARHIADAFYRPQTTKKALFYGCSTGGAQAYALAQFHPELFDGIVSSCALDSFSRLMIAFLWSREKTKGKSELPLETLRMIRREVLDKCDALDGVVDGLVENPLACDFDYRSLACADPPGPPGPPGSPSRCLSPDQMKAVEALSQGPKDARTNATIYPGFPVSTETEWDLQPAWLVNIFATPLMQNLVFKNLTWNPDTFDFGQDVDRVQSEAGAFIDSVSPDLSAFRKAGGKMIAVQSWADPMVGAFHAIDKLKAVEEKLGNGQGVGDFYRLFMVPGGGHCTSARTYPQVPGNWHSIEALADWVRSGKPPEKMLGTDPADASKKGKTMKLCPWPKTAKFVGGDPDEWSSFNCE from the coding sequence ATGAGGAGCCTAAGGACGGTTTTCGGCTTTCTGTGCCGTGCAGGAATCCTCGCTGCGGCCAGTCTGTCGAGCAGGTCTAGCTCGATAGAAGCCTGCTCCGAGTTTGCCGCGTCTGTGTCGGATCTCCCCGTAGGCAGCAGCATCTCAGAGTCCGCCTTTGTGCCAGCCAACTCCATCACTGTAGAAGGCACCAACAACAGCCTGGCGTTTTGTCGCATCTATGGCCAAGTCGCCTACCGAGCCAACAACACCGTCAACTTTCAACTATGGCTGCCGTCCAAAGACCATTATAATGGAGATTTCCTGGTTGTGGGAAACGGCGGTCTTGGTGGCTCCATGATGGAGGAGTGGATGATGAAGCATCTGCATTTCGGTTTTGCCATTGCTGCCGGGGACTCGGGTCACAGCGTGGCCGACAATGGCGGAGAAGTAACAGCACGTCCTGGACTCGACCTGCCATTCATGCACGATCCAGACCAGCTCCTGGCCTGGATCAGAAACGGCGTCGCCATAATGACGCCGACCGCACGACACATAGCCGACGCCTTCTACCGGCCGCAGACCACCAAAAAGGCTCTCTTCTACGGATGCTCCACCGGCGGCGCGCAGGCATATGCGCTCGCGCAGTTCCATCCGGAGCTCTTTGACGGCATCGTCTCGTCCTGCGCGCTGGACTCCTTCTCCCGCCTCATGATTGCGTTTCTGTGGAGCCGCGAAAAGACAAAGGGCAAGTCCGAACTGCCCCTGGAGACGCTGAGGATGATCAGGCGGGAGGTGCTGGACAAGTGTGATGCTCtggacggcgtcgtcgacggTCTCGTGGAGAACCCGCTGGCCTGCGACTTTGACTACCGCTCACTCGCCTGCGCCGACCCTCCGGGTCCTCCGGGTCCTCCGGGTTCTCCGTCGCGCTGTCTGAGCCCGGATCAAATGAAGGCAGTTGAGGCACTCTCCCAAGGACCCAAAGATGCCCGCACCAACGCCACCATTTATCCAGGATTTCCTGTGTCGACCGAGACGGAATGGGATCTCCAACCGGCGTGGCTGGTAAACATTTTCGCCACGCCGCTGATGCAGAATCTCGTCTTTAAAAATCTCACATGGAACCCTGACACGTTCGATTTCGGCCAAGATGTCGACAGGGTCCAAAGCGAGGCGGGTGCATTTATCGATTCCGTCAGTCCCGACCTATCGGCCTTTCGCAAGGCCGGCGGCAAGATGATTGCCGTCCAAAGCTGGGCTGACCCAATGGTGGGAGCGTTCCATGCGATCGACAAGCTCAAGGCGGTCGAGGAGAAGCTTGGAAACGGCCAGGGGGTGGGCGATTTCTACAGGCTGTTCATGGTGCCTGGTGGTGGGCACTGCACCTCGGCCAGGACCTATCCTCAGGTGCCGGGAAACTGGCACTCCATCGAGGCTCTGGCGGACTGGGTAAGGTCGGGTAAGCCTCCGGAGAAGATGCTAGGCACCGATCCTGCAGATGCGAGTAAGAAAGGCAAGACCATGAAGCTGTGTCCGTGGCCAAAGACTGCCAAGTTTGTCGGGGGCGATCCGGACGAATGGAGCTCTTTCAACTGCGAATAG
- a CDS encoding lactose permease, variant, with protein sequence MTSILDMDHFQNVFDAGKTGVKVSLIFSMYTVGSITGAPFAAVLTDKYGRRKGMFSGGIVIILGMIVISTSHTVAQFVVGRYILGFGISIMTIAAPAYAVEIAPPHWRGRATGFYNCGWFGGSIPAAAVTFGTNNIDGNLSWQLPLIFQAFACLFVMVGVFFIPESPRWLMTQGRESEAIEFLVKYHGNNNRESRIVLLEIQEMREGIRQDGIDKVWWDYRPLFLTHAGRWRMAQVLMISIFGQFSGNGLGYFNTVIFENIGVNTVSQRLGYNLLNSVLSAIGALTAVCLTDRMPRRPVLIYGTMACSFALAINSGLSAALDNQGENVILSYAQGALASYFMFNIIFSFTYTPLQGAIPTEALETTIRAKGLAMSGIIVSTIGFINQFATPIALGNIQYRYIFIFVGWDLFEALMWYLFGVESQGRTLEQLEWVYDQPNPVKASLKVDKVVVQADGKVTEKIADTDSA encoded by the exons ATGACGTCGATTCTCGACATGGACCACTTTCAGAATGTCTTTGACGCCGGCAAGACTGGTGTCAAGGTCTCGCTCATCTTTTCCATGTACACCGTCGGTAGCATCACTGGTGCTCCGTTCGCT GCTGTTCTCACCGACAAGTATGGCAGGAGGAAGGGAATGTTCAGCGGCGGAATTGTTATCATTCTCGGCATGATTGTCATT TCCACTTCTCACACCGTTGCTCAGTTTGTCGTCGGCAGATATATCCTTGGATTTGGCA TTTCCATCATGACCATCGCCGCACCCGCCTACGCCGTCGAGATCGCTCCGCCACACTGGCGAGGACGCGCAACAGGCTTTTACAACTGTGGCTGGTTTGGAGGAA GTATTCCCGCCGCGGCCGTGACTTTTGGCACCAACAACATCGACGGAAACCTATCATGGCAGTTGCCTTTGATCTTCCAAGCCTTTGCCTGCTTGTTTGTCATGGTTGGAGTGTTCTTCATCCCCGAGTCCCCCAGATGGCTCATGACCCAAGGCCGGGAGAGCGAAGCGATTGAGTTCCTGGTCAAGTACCACGGCAACAACAACCGCGAGTCTCGCATTGTGCTGCTCGAAATCCAGGAGATGAGGGAAGGCATCAGGCAGGATGGTATCGACAAGGTCTGGTGGGACTACCGTCCTCTGTTCCTCACGCACGCTGGACGCTGGCGCATGGCCCAAGTCCTCATGATCAGCATTTTCGGCCAGTTCTCCGGCAACGGACTGGGTTACTTCAACACCGTCATCTTTGAGAACATTGGCGTCAACACGGTATCGCAGCGTCTGGGCTACAACCTGCTCAACTCGGTCCTGTCGGCCATTGGTGCCCTGACGGCCGTGTGCCTCACCGACCGCATGCCCAGGAGACCCGTCCTGATCTACGGAACCATGGCCTGCTCCtttgccctggccatcaactCGGGTCTTTCCGCCGCTCTCGACAACCAGGGAGAGAACGTCATTCTGTCGTATGCCCAGGGTGCTCTTGCCTCGTATTTTATGTTCAACATCATCTTCAGCTTTACCTACACGCCTCTCCAGGGCGCCATCCCCACGGAAGCGCTCGAGACGACCATCCGCGCCAAGGGTCTGGCCATGTCCGGCATCATCGTGTCAACCATTGGTTTCATCAACCAATTCGCAACCCCCATTGCGCTCGGAAATATTCAGTACAGATACATCTTCATCTTTGTCGGATGGGATCTTTTTGAGG CCCTCATGTGGTACCTGTTTGGTGTCGAATCCCAAGGCCGCACGCTGGAGCAGCTCGAATGGGTTTACGACCAGCCCAACCCAGTCAAGGCATCGCTCAAGGTCGACAAGGTCGTGGTGCAGGCCGACGGCAAGGTCACCGAGAAGATTGCGGACACGGACAGCGCTTGA
- a CDS encoding lactose permease: MGAPEIDSQPDAITTVKPVVAVGDGHTAKAEGSKAKVVHNAEFFAAVQEANIPRWSRESLKLYFAIFIAFCCACANGYDGSLMTSILDMDHFQNVFDAGKTGVKVSLIFSMYTVGSITGAPFAAVLTDKYGRRKGMFSGGIVIILGMIVISTSHTVAQFVVGRYILGFGISIMTIAAPAYAVEIAPPHWRGRATGFYNCGWFGGSIPAAAVTFGTNNIDGNLSWQLPLIFQAFACLFVMVGVFFIPESPRWLMTQGRESEAIEFLVKYHGNNNRESRIVLLEIQEMREGIRQDGIDKVWWDYRPLFLTHAGRWRMAQVLMISIFGQFSGNGLGYFNTVIFENIGVNTVSQRLGYNLLNSVLSAIGALTAVCLTDRMPRRPVLIYGTMACSFALAINSGLSAALDNQGENVILSYAQGALASYFMFNIIFSFTYTPLQGAIPTEALETTIRAKGLAMSGIIVSTIGFINQFATPIALGNIQYRYIFIFVGWDLFEALMWYLFGVESQGRTLEQLEWVYDQPNPVKASLKVDKVVVQADGKVTEKIADTDSA, translated from the exons atgGGTGCCCCAGAGATTGACAGTCAGCCAGACGCCATCACCACGGTCAAGCCCGTGGTAGCTGTCGGCGATGGCCACACGGCCAAAGCCGAGGGTTCCAAGGCCAAGGTCGTGCACAACGCCGAGTTCTTCGCCGCCGTTCAGGAGGCCAACATTCCCCGCTGGAGCAGGGAGTCCCTCAAGCTCTACTTTGCCATCTTTATCGCATTCTGCTGCGCTTGCGCTAATGGCTACGACGGCTCGCTCATGACGTCGATTCTCGACATGGACCACTTTCAGAATGTCTTTGACGCCGGCAAGACTGGTGTCAAGGTCTCGCTCATCTTTTCCATGTACACCGTCGGTAGCATCACTGGTGCTCCGTTCGCT GCTGTTCTCACCGACAAGTATGGCAGGAGGAAGGGAATGTTCAGCGGCGGAATTGTTATCATTCTCGGCATGATTGTCATT TCCACTTCTCACACCGTTGCTCAGTTTGTCGTCGGCAGATATATCCTTGGATTTGGCA TTTCCATCATGACCATCGCCGCACCCGCCTACGCCGTCGAGATCGCTCCGCCACACTGGCGAGGACGCGCAACAGGCTTTTACAACTGTGGCTGGTTTGGAGGAA GTATTCCCGCCGCGGCCGTGACTTTTGGCACCAACAACATCGACGGAAACCTATCATGGCAGTTGCCTTTGATCTTCCAAGCCTTTGCCTGCTTGTTTGTCATGGTTGGAGTGTTCTTCATCCCCGAGTCCCCCAGATGGCTCATGACCCAAGGCCGGGAGAGCGAAGCGATTGAGTTCCTGGTCAAGTACCACGGCAACAACAACCGCGAGTCTCGCATTGTGCTGCTCGAAATCCAGGAGATGAGGGAAGGCATCAGGCAGGATGGTATCGACAAGGTCTGGTGGGACTACCGTCCTCTGTTCCTCACGCACGCTGGACGCTGGCGCATGGCCCAAGTCCTCATGATCAGCATTTTCGGCCAGTTCTCCGGCAACGGACTGGGTTACTTCAACACCGTCATCTTTGAGAACATTGGCGTCAACACGGTATCGCAGCGTCTGGGCTACAACCTGCTCAACTCGGTCCTGTCGGCCATTGGTGCCCTGACGGCCGTGTGCCTCACCGACCGCATGCCCAGGAGACCCGTCCTGATCTACGGAACCATGGCCTGCTCCtttgccctggccatcaactCGGGTCTTTCCGCCGCTCTCGACAACCAGGGAGAGAACGTCATTCTGTCGTATGCCCAGGGTGCTCTTGCCTCGTATTTTATGTTCAACATCATCTTCAGCTTTACCTACACGCCTCTCCAGGGCGCCATCCCCACGGAAGCGCTCGAGACGACCATCCGCGCCAAGGGTCTGGCCATGTCCGGCATCATCGTGTCAACCATTGGTTTCATCAACCAATTCGCAACCCCCATTGCGCTCGGAAATATTCAGTACAGATACATCTTCATCTTTGTCGGATGGGATCTTTTTGAGG CCCTCATGTGGTACCTGTTTGGTGTCGAATCCCAAGGCCGCACGCTGGAGCAGCTCGAATGGGTTTACGACCAGCCCAACCCAGTCAAGGCATCGCTCAAGGTCGACAAGGTCGTGGTGCAGGCCGACGGCAAGGTCACCGAGAAGATTGCGGACACGGACAGCGCTTGA